A genome region from Anopheles stephensi strain Indian chromosome 2, UCI_ANSTEP_V1.0, whole genome shotgun sequence includes the following:
- the LOC118508321 gene encoding sarcalumenin-like isoform X1, whose protein sequence is MRRLSVWVLLGLALFTLSTAGLQVQAETPTEYECRPYIEKAIQDLKTESAEVADENASIENMIDVTSQEEEDNTAAEQVSTEETDTAADDATEEITPSEEVQEQLFADKADDEAAIESDQAVEEESENVADSEEAEQEQQEEGDATEEEALTEEDTQDDQEENATEEAVQSEEAEPAASEEQSEDTVTESEELTSEESANQVLEDAADGEDDGDDDEDDNENEDVATEEVTESAEEAATESQEAEAADEDEDEDEDDEDETPDSVEEENKSEEDNDDDDKEEKDDDDDDEEDNEEQNKSEVEEDDDLEEENAVKGSYDDRDQEEDSEDASIEAPASAEVSDTDDDVPDSSEDDSQNESEDLEGKTASEEEELSATDDGDEDEEETLTEDTVASGEDAQEEPTDSEEEAEDAAGSENLSEEPERETVESSTATSEEENDEASPEAGEQSEEQVVDSQEDETAAQEVASTEEPVEESSEDAATVEDVDTASQEQEEQSAEEATEPAAENSAEEETVPESAEEEVAVTAEEESAEEAAVKQDSEETLAQEAAGEESVEKASEETETASTEESFPEEDLLLEYQIPSNLRDTTHIYELLNINDDAPAREKALQETADVILRDLKRIYDNSIKPLETLYKYRDLSNRHFGDPEIFSKPLVLFMGPWSGGKSTILNYLTHNEYTPNSVRTGAEPSPAYFNILMHGDEPEVLDGTQLAADWTFSGLQKFGQGLLDRLRGQKLPNQLLERVNIVEIPGILEVRKQVSKYFPFNDACQWFIDRADIIFLVYDPSKLDVGPETEAILDQLKGREYQTRILLNKADQVKPEELLRVQSALIWNISPLMSSAQPPVMYTVSLWSNPFEVGAPVRLLQAQERTLLLDLGQAIERRIENKIASARRFAVRVRNHAKMVDCYLTTYYNHKTLFGNKKQISEKIIANPQDYHIYEGLSTLTNISRYDLPDPEVYRDFFHLNPLYEFKKLSETCTYFRGCPINKLDVAIAYELPELVGKYKKMSEAALAKLDVLTPTSDFGKGKSNS, encoded by the exons ATGCGACGACTTTCAGTGTGGGTCCTGTTGGGCCTAGCGCTGTTTACCCTGAGCACAGCGG GATTACAGGTGCAAGCTGAAACGCCAACCGAGTACGAATGCAGACCATACATTGAGAAGGCAATCCAGGATCTTAAGACCGAATCAG CGGAAGTTGCTGACGAAAATGCCAGTATAGAGAACATGATCGATGTGACGAGCCAGGAGGAGGAAGACAATACGGCAGCGGAACAGGTGAGCACCGAGGAAACGGACACGGCCGCGGACGATGCTACGGAAGAGATAACTCCCTCGGAAGAGGTACAGGAGCAGCTGTTCGCGGACAAAGCGGATGACGAAGCGGCCATCGAATCGGACCAGGCGGTTGAGGAAGAGTCGGAAAATGTAGCAGATTCGGAGGAAGCTGAACAGGAGCAGCAGGAAGAGGGTGATGCTACAGAGGAGGAAGCATTGACCGAGGAAGACACCCAGGATGACCAGGAAGAGAATGCGACCGAAGAAGCTGTCCAGTCGGAAGAAGCAGAACCGGCCGCGTCCGAGGAACAGTCCGAAGACACGGTAACGGAATCCGAAGAGCTGACCTCCGAAGAGTCTGCCAATCAGGTGCTGGAAGACGCTGCCGATGGTGAGGACgatggagatgatgatgaagatgacaaTGAGAACGAAGATGTAGCTACGGAAGAGGTTACAGAATCTGCTGAGGAAGCTGCTACCGAGAGCCAGGAAGCGGAAGCTGCTGACGAGGATGAGGACGAAGATGAG GATGATGAAGACGAGACGCCAGACAGTGTAGAGGAGGAGAACAAATCAGAAGAAGataatgatgacgatgacaaagaagaaaaagacgatgatgatgatgatgaggaagaTAATGAAGAACAGAACAAGAGTGAGGTCGAGGAGGATGACGATCTAGAGGAGGAAAATGCGGTCAAAGGATCGTATGACGATCGTGACCAGGAAGAAGATAGTGAAGATGCTTCCATAGAAGCTCCCGCATCAGCGGAAGTTAGTGACACTGACGATGACGTACCGGATAGTTCCGAAGACGACAGTCAGAATGAGAGTGAAGATTTG gaaggaaaaacagccTCCGAGGAAGAGGAATTGTCCGCCACCGATGATGGCGACGAGGATGAAGAAGAAACGTTGACCGAAGATACGGTCGCTAGTGGTGAGGATGCTCAAGAGGAACCGACCGACAGTGAGGAGGAAGCTGAGGATGCTGCCGGTAGTGAGAATCTGAGCGAAGAGCCGGAACGTGAAACAGTGGAAAGCAGTACTGCAACAAGCGAGGAG GAGAACGATGAAGCTTCACCTGAGGCTGGTGAGCAATCTGAGGAGCAGGTGGTTGACAGTCAGGAAGACGAAACCGCTGCTCAGGAGGTAGCATCCACGGAAGAGCCTGTTGAAGAGAGCAGTGAAGATGCTGCCACCGTAGAGGATGTCGACACGGCCTCCCAGGAGCAGGAAGAACAAAGCGCTGAAGAGGCGACCGAACCAGCTGCAGAGAATAGTGCTGAGGAGGAAACTGTCCCTGAATCTGCCGAAGAGGAAGTGGCCGTCACTGCTGAGGAGGAAAGCGCAGAGGAAGCCGCCGTAAAGCAGGACTCGGAAGAAACGTTGGCACAGGAAGCGGCGGGAGAAGAAAGTGTTGAGAAAGCTTCGGAAGAAACGGAAACCGCCTCTACGGAAGAATCGTTCCCGGAGGAAGATCTGCTCttg GAGTACCAAATTCCATCGAACCTTAGAGATACTACGCACATCTACGAACTGCTGAACATCAACGACGACGCACCCGCCCGGGAGAAGGCCCTGCAGGAGACGGCCGACGTGATCTTGCGCGATCTGAAGCGCATCTACGACAATTCGATCAAACCCCTCGAAACATTGTACAAGTACCGCGATCTCAGCAATCGCCACTTTGGCGATCCGGAGATCTTCTCGAAACCGCTCGTCCTGTTCATGGGCCCGTGGAGCGGCGGCAAATCAACCATTCTGAACTATCTGACACACAACGAGTACACGCCCAACTCGGTGCGGACCG GTGCTGAACCGTCGCCCGCATACTTTAACATTTTAATGCACGGTGACGAGCCGGAGGTTTTGGACGGTACCCAGCTGGCCGCCGATTGGACCTTCTCGGGATTGCAAAAGTTTGGACAGGGGCTGCTTGACCGGCTGCGCGGTCAGAAGCTGCCCAACCAGCTGCTAGAAAGG GTTAACATTGTGGAAATTCCCGGCATTCTGGAGGTCCGGAAGCAGGTGTCCAAGTACTTCCCGTTCAACGATGCCTGCCAGTGGTTTATCGATCGCGCTGACATCATCTTCCTGGTGTACGATCCATCCAAGCTGGACGTGGGCCCAGAAACTGAAGCCATACTGGACCAGCTGAAGGGACGAGAATATCAG ACACGAATCCTGCTAAACAAAGCTGATCAAGTGAAACCTGAGGAGCTGCTGCGTGTCCAGAGTGCCTTGATCTGGAACATTTCTCCGCTGATGTCGTCGGCGCAACCACCGGTCATGTACACGGTGTCGCTGTGGTCCAATCCGTTCGAGGTGGGCGCACCCGTCCGTCTGCTGCAGGCACAGGAGCGAACTCTGCTGCTCGACCTAGGCCAGGCTATCGAGCGCCGCATTGAGAACAAAATTGCCAGCGCCCGTCGCTTTGCG GTTCGTGTTCGCAACCACGCCAAGATGGTGGACTGCTACCTCACCACGTACTACAACCACAAGACGCTGTTCGGTAACAAGAAGCAGATTTCCGAGAAAATCATTGCCAACCCGCAGGACTACCACATTTACGAGGGCCTGTCGACGCTCACCAACATCTCCCGGTACGATCTGCCCGATCCGGAGGTGTATCGCGATTTCTTCCACCTGAATCCGCTGTACGAGTTCAAGAAGCTGTCCGAAACGTGCACGTACTTCCGCGGCTGCCCGATCAACAAACTCGACGTGGCGATCGCGTACGAGCTGCCCGAGCTGGTCGGCAAGTACAAGAAGATGTCGGAGGCGGCACTTGCGAAGCTGGACGTTCTTACGCCAACATCCGATTTCGGCAAGGGGAAATCGAATAGTTGA
- the LOC118508321 gene encoding sarcalumenin-like isoform X2: MRRLSVWVLLGLALFTLSTAGLQVQAETPTEYECRPYIEKAIQDLKTESAEVADENASIENMIDVTSQEEEDNTAAEQVSTEETDTAADDATEEITPSEEVQEQLFADKADDEAAIESDQAVEEESENVADSEEAEQEQQEEGDATEEEALTEEDTQDDQEENATEEAVQSEEAEPAASEEQSEDTVTESEELTSEESANQVLEDAADGEDDGDDDEDDNENEDVATEEVTESAEEAATESQEAEAADEDEDEDEENDEASPEAGEQSEEQVVDSQEDETAAQEVASTEEPVEESSEDAATVEDVDTASQEQEEQSAEEATEPAAENSAEEETVPESAEEEVAVTAEEESAEEAAVKQDSEETLAQEAAGEESVEKASEETETASTEESFPEEDLLLEYQIPSNLRDTTHIYELLNINDDAPAREKALQETADVILRDLKRIYDNSIKPLETLYKYRDLSNRHFGDPEIFSKPLVLFMGPWSGGKSTILNYLTHNEYTPNSVRTGAEPSPAYFNILMHGDEPEVLDGTQLAADWTFSGLQKFGQGLLDRLRGQKLPNQLLERVNIVEIPGILEVRKQVSKYFPFNDACQWFIDRADIIFLVYDPSKLDVGPETEAILDQLKGREYQTRILLNKADQVKPEELLRVQSALIWNISPLMSSAQPPVMYTVSLWSNPFEVGAPVRLLQAQERTLLLDLGQAIERRIENKIASARRFAVRVRNHAKMVDCYLTTYYNHKTLFGNKKQISEKIIANPQDYHIYEGLSTLTNISRYDLPDPEVYRDFFHLNPLYEFKKLSETCTYFRGCPINKLDVAIAYELPELVGKYKKMSEAALAKLDVLTPTSDFGKGKSNS, translated from the exons ATGCGACGACTTTCAGTGTGGGTCCTGTTGGGCCTAGCGCTGTTTACCCTGAGCACAGCGG GATTACAGGTGCAAGCTGAAACGCCAACCGAGTACGAATGCAGACCATACATTGAGAAGGCAATCCAGGATCTTAAGACCGAATCAG CGGAAGTTGCTGACGAAAATGCCAGTATAGAGAACATGATCGATGTGACGAGCCAGGAGGAGGAAGACAATACGGCAGCGGAACAGGTGAGCACCGAGGAAACGGACACGGCCGCGGACGATGCTACGGAAGAGATAACTCCCTCGGAAGAGGTACAGGAGCAGCTGTTCGCGGACAAAGCGGATGACGAAGCGGCCATCGAATCGGACCAGGCGGTTGAGGAAGAGTCGGAAAATGTAGCAGATTCGGAGGAAGCTGAACAGGAGCAGCAGGAAGAGGGTGATGCTACAGAGGAGGAAGCATTGACCGAGGAAGACACCCAGGATGACCAGGAAGAGAATGCGACCGAAGAAGCTGTCCAGTCGGAAGAAGCAGAACCGGCCGCGTCCGAGGAACAGTCCGAAGACACGGTAACGGAATCCGAAGAGCTGACCTCCGAAGAGTCTGCCAATCAGGTGCTGGAAGACGCTGCCGATGGTGAGGACgatggagatgatgatgaagatgacaaTGAGAACGAAGATGTAGCTACGGAAGAGGTTACAGAATCTGCTGAGGAAGCTGCTACCGAGAGCCAGGAAGCGGAAGCTGCTGACGAGGATGAGGACGAAGATGAG GAGAACGATGAAGCTTCACCTGAGGCTGGTGAGCAATCTGAGGAGCAGGTGGTTGACAGTCAGGAAGACGAAACCGCTGCTCAGGAGGTAGCATCCACGGAAGAGCCTGTTGAAGAGAGCAGTGAAGATGCTGCCACCGTAGAGGATGTCGACACGGCCTCCCAGGAGCAGGAAGAACAAAGCGCTGAAGAGGCGACCGAACCAGCTGCAGAGAATAGTGCTGAGGAGGAAACTGTCCCTGAATCTGCCGAAGAGGAAGTGGCCGTCACTGCTGAGGAGGAAAGCGCAGAGGAAGCCGCCGTAAAGCAGGACTCGGAAGAAACGTTGGCACAGGAAGCGGCGGGAGAAGAAAGTGTTGAGAAAGCTTCGGAAGAAACGGAAACCGCCTCTACGGAAGAATCGTTCCCGGAGGAAGATCTGCTCttg GAGTACCAAATTCCATCGAACCTTAGAGATACTACGCACATCTACGAACTGCTGAACATCAACGACGACGCACCCGCCCGGGAGAAGGCCCTGCAGGAGACGGCCGACGTGATCTTGCGCGATCTGAAGCGCATCTACGACAATTCGATCAAACCCCTCGAAACATTGTACAAGTACCGCGATCTCAGCAATCGCCACTTTGGCGATCCGGAGATCTTCTCGAAACCGCTCGTCCTGTTCATGGGCCCGTGGAGCGGCGGCAAATCAACCATTCTGAACTATCTGACACACAACGAGTACACGCCCAACTCGGTGCGGACCG GTGCTGAACCGTCGCCCGCATACTTTAACATTTTAATGCACGGTGACGAGCCGGAGGTTTTGGACGGTACCCAGCTGGCCGCCGATTGGACCTTCTCGGGATTGCAAAAGTTTGGACAGGGGCTGCTTGACCGGCTGCGCGGTCAGAAGCTGCCCAACCAGCTGCTAGAAAGG GTTAACATTGTGGAAATTCCCGGCATTCTGGAGGTCCGGAAGCAGGTGTCCAAGTACTTCCCGTTCAACGATGCCTGCCAGTGGTTTATCGATCGCGCTGACATCATCTTCCTGGTGTACGATCCATCCAAGCTGGACGTGGGCCCAGAAACTGAAGCCATACTGGACCAGCTGAAGGGACGAGAATATCAG ACACGAATCCTGCTAAACAAAGCTGATCAAGTGAAACCTGAGGAGCTGCTGCGTGTCCAGAGTGCCTTGATCTGGAACATTTCTCCGCTGATGTCGTCGGCGCAACCACCGGTCATGTACACGGTGTCGCTGTGGTCCAATCCGTTCGAGGTGGGCGCACCCGTCCGTCTGCTGCAGGCACAGGAGCGAACTCTGCTGCTCGACCTAGGCCAGGCTATCGAGCGCCGCATTGAGAACAAAATTGCCAGCGCCCGTCGCTTTGCG GTTCGTGTTCGCAACCACGCCAAGATGGTGGACTGCTACCTCACCACGTACTACAACCACAAGACGCTGTTCGGTAACAAGAAGCAGATTTCCGAGAAAATCATTGCCAACCCGCAGGACTACCACATTTACGAGGGCCTGTCGACGCTCACCAACATCTCCCGGTACGATCTGCCCGATCCGGAGGTGTATCGCGATTTCTTCCACCTGAATCCGCTGTACGAGTTCAAGAAGCTGTCCGAAACGTGCACGTACTTCCGCGGCTGCCCGATCAACAAACTCGACGTGGCGATCGCGTACGAGCTGCCCGAGCTGGTCGGCAAGTACAAGAAGATGTCGGAGGCGGCACTTGCGAAGCTGGACGTTCTTACGCCAACATCCGATTTCGGCAAGGGGAAATCGAATAGTTGA